The sequence CGCGCCCGACCCCGTGATGTTCCTCGGCTACTGGCGCAACCCCGAGGCGACGCGCGAAAAGTTCGCGGGCGACTATCTCGTGACCGGCGACATCGGCGTGATGGACGATGACGGTTTCGTGCGCTTCGTCGGGCGCAACGACGACGTGATCACCAGCGCGGGCTACCGCATCGGCCCGGGCCCGATCGAGGACTGCCTGCTCGGTCATCCGGCCGTCCGCATGGCGGCCGTGGTCGGCATGCCGGACGAGACGCGTACCGAGATTGTCAAGGCGTTCATCGTGCTGAACGCGGGCTTCGAGCCCGGCGACGCGCTCGTGCGCGAGATCCAGACGCACGTGAAGACACGCCTCGCCGCGCATGAATATCCGCGCGAAATCGCCTTCGTCGACAGCCTGCCGATGACCGCGACCGGCAAGATCATCCGCCGTGAACTGCGCAGCGCCAAAGCGCCTTGACCGATGGTTTATAGTTACGCCCGCTCGTCATACACCACGCACATTCGATGACTTCCCCCGATACATCCGGCGCGGGCGCCCATAGCCCGCTCTACATGAAGCTGCTCGCCGAAACCGCCAAGATCGGCTGGTCCGAGCTCGAACGGTTCTTCGCGCGCGGCGTGCTGCTGCGCGTGGCGCGCGACCTCGATCTGGTGAGCGTGGCCGAAGCCATCGCCAACGACGACACCACGCAAGTCGCGCAGTGGCTGGCCGCCGGGCTCGTCGAGCGCGTGCAGACCGAGACCGCCACCGATTTCTCGGCGCGCGACCCTGACCTGTGGGCGGTCGTCGTGTCGCCGTGGGTGTGCGTGCAGGAACGCGGCTAGGCACGCCCGCGTGAGCCCGTCCCCCCGCTCTGCCGATTCCGCAGACGAGTCTCGACCCGAGTCCGCGCGAGGCGTGGCGGACCACGCCGCTCACACGTTGCCGACACGCTGGCATCGCCGCGTGCTGACGCTCGCGTTCCCGATCGTTCTCGCGAATCTCACGCAGCCGCTGTTGTCGGCCGTCGATACCGCCGTCGCCGGGCATCTGGACGGCGCCGCCTATCTCGGCGGCGTGGCGCTCGGCGGGCTCTTTTTCAGCTTCGTGTTCTGGAGTTTCGGCTTTCTGCGGATGGGTACGACCGGGCTCGTCGCGCAGGCGTTCGGCGCGCAAGACCACGCCGGGCTGCGCTCGAACGTCGTGCGCGCGCTCATGCTCGCGTTCGCGATCGGCGCCGCCGTGCTCGCGCTGCAAACGCCGCTGATCCGCTATGCGCTCGCCGCGCTCGGCGGCAGCGATGCCGTGCGTGAAAACGCCGCCGCCTATTGCCACGCGCGCATCTGGGCCGCGCCGCTCGCGCTGGCGAACTACGTCGTGCTCGGCTACCTGCTCGGCGCGCAGCGCGTGCGTCTGGCGCTGATCACGCAAGTCTTCATCAACGCCGTCAACATCGTCGCCGTGCTGCTGTACGTGTACGCGTTCGACTGGGGCGTCGCGGGCATGGGCGCGGCCACGGCGACCGCCGACGCCTGCGGCTTCGTGCTCGGCGCGTTCATCCTGTGGCAGTTGCGCCCGCGCGGCTTGCCCGCGCTCGACGCCGCGTCGCTGCTGGACACGGCCACGCTCAAGCGTCTCGTCGCGATCAACCGCGACATCTTCATTCGCACGCTGTGCCTGCTCGCGTCGTTCGGCTGGTTCGCGCACGTCGGCGCCCAGGAAGGCGACGCGACGCTCGCCGCGAACGCGCTGCTGCTCAACTTCCAGACCTTCATGGCGTTCGGACTCGACGGCTTCGCGCACGCCGCCGAAGCGCTCGTCGGCGCGGCGCTCGGCGCAAGGAATCGCGACGCGTTCAGGAAGGCGGTCAAGGTCACGCTGTTGTGGTCGGTGCTCGGCGCGCTCGCGTTCTCGCTCGTTTATTGGGGCGCGGGCGTGTGGATCATCGAGCGGCTGACCGATCAGGCCCCCGTGCGCGCCGCCGCCGAGCGCTATCTGCCGTGGGCGGCGCTCTCGCCCGTGATCTCGGTGTGGAGCTTCTTGCTTGACGGCGTGTTCATCGGCGCCACGCAAACGCGCGACATGATGAAATCGATGGCGATGTCGTTCGCGATGTTCATGACCGCGTCGTGGCTGCTCGCCGGGCCGCTCGGCAACCACGGCCTGTGGCTCGCGCTCACGATCTTCATGGCCGCCCGCGGCGTGACGCTCGCCGCCTATTTGCCGCGTCTTTCCACCTATTTCGGCGAGATGCGCTCACAGAATCTGCCGGCCGCGACCTGAGCTTTGCGGGCGGCGC comes from Trinickia violacea and encodes:
- a CDS encoding MATE family efflux transporter; its protein translation is MADHAAHTLPTRWHRRVLTLAFPIVLANLTQPLLSAVDTAVAGHLDGAAYLGGVALGGLFFSFVFWSFGFLRMGTTGLVAQAFGAQDHAGLRSNVVRALMLAFAIGAAVLALQTPLIRYALAALGGSDAVRENAAAYCHARIWAAPLALANYVVLGYLLGAQRVRLALITQVFINAVNIVAVLLYVYAFDWGVAGMGAATATADACGFVLGAFILWQLRPRGLPALDAASLLDTATLKRLVAINRDIFIRTLCLLASFGWFAHVGAQEGDATLAANALLLNFQTFMAFGLDGFAHAAEALVGAALGARNRDAFRKAVKVTLLWSVLGALAFSLVYWGAGVWIIERLTDQAPVRAAAERYLPWAALSPVISVWSFLLDGVFIGATQTRDMMKSMAMSFAMFMTASWLLAGPLGNHGLWLALTIFMAARGVTLAAYLPRLSTYFGEMRSQNLPAAT
- a CDS encoding DUF2288 domain-containing protein, with the translated sequence MTSPDTSGAGAHSPLYMKLLAETAKIGWSELERFFARGVLLRVARDLDLVSVAEAIANDDTTQVAQWLAAGLVERVQTETATDFSARDPDLWAVVVSPWVCVQERG